GGGCCGACGGCACCTGCGCCGCGGAGCCCGAGCCGGGAAGCAATCTGCGGCTCGACTGCGAGAGCGGCTTCGGCACCGCGGTGTTCGTGACCGGGGCCTTCGGCCTTGCCGCTGCCGGCGAGGCCGTGCGCCTGATCGCGGAACGCCCGTAAAACGGCCAGAAAACAGATTCCATAAAGAGGAGCGCGGGCATTCCTGCCCGCGTGGTTTGCCGGCTCATGCCAATCACCACCCAAACCTATAACGATGAATGGACGGCACGGAGGTCGTCCCTCATCGTAGCTGCATTGCATTTTTTTTTGGGGCGCATCTCCCTGGCGCGGGCAGGAATGCCCGCGCTCCTTTTTGATGCCTTCCCGTCTGCCCTCACTCCGGCTTTGGGCCGAGCAGCTTCGTGAATGAGGCCCAGCCCATTTGCAGGAGCGAGCCGTCCACTTTGAACGCTTCCACCAGCGGCGTGTAGCCGAGCGCGTCAGCCTCGTTTTTCAGGCGGTTCAACACGCGCAGGTCGGCGGCGAGATCGCCGCGCACGGCCATGTTGAGGTTGAGGTCGATCATTTGCCGCGCGAGGCGGACGCCTTGCGCGTTGCCGAGCGAGCCGGCGCCGGTCAGGCGCAGGTCGGGCGAGATGAGGCTGAGGTCCGTCACGGTGATATCCTGGCCCGGACGCCAGGCGGCATTGACGTTCAACTGGTCGAAATTGATCTCGACCAGCCGTCCCACGGTGTCGGCAATCGCGCGCGCGCGCTCCAAGTCGGCGTTTCCCTTGCCGAGCCCCGTAAGGCTGCCGAGGGTGTTGATGATCTTCGTCGCGGTCGAAACGGTTTTTTGCGCCATGCCGACATAGCCGGTGAGCGCGGTGGTGTTGAAGCCGTGAAACGTTCCTCCCCGGCTGGTGAGCTGCAAGTCGGCGGTCGCGGTGTCCGCGATTTCGCCGAGCGTGGCGGATTTGCCGGAGAGCGTGCCCTTGATGTCGAATTTCCCCTCGACGACCGGCTTCCGCCCGGCTTCGCCGGGAGCAAGGACGGACGAGGGATTGAAGCCGCTCATCTCGATATCGGCGCGGGTGTCATACGACTTCGCGGCGGCGGCGTCATATTTTAACGAACCGGAGACCTTCGCCTCGCAGCCGTCCGGCAGCGTGGCGCGAAGCGTCTCGACCGAAAGCAGCGCGGGGGTTATCTGGACCGAGCCAGTGAGGTCGCGGACCTCGATGTCCGCATTGTAAACGACTTTCTTGAGCGCGAGGTTGAGCCGGCCGGAGACGGCGTCCCAGGGCGCGGTCGCGGTGCCGGGGGCGTTTGGCTCCGCGGTCCCGGATACAGTCGGTTTCGCCGCGCCGCCGGTCGTGGCCGGCGTTTGTCCCGACGGGGCGAGCGCGGCGAGGAGCATGACGTCCTCCATGTAGAGTTCGTTGCCGACGAGCTGGGCATTGACGGCGTAACGCGCGCCGTCGGGCTGGATGCTGGCGGTGAGCTCGACGTCGGACTTGCGGGAATTGTGCTCGATGACGAGCGGCAGTTGCGCGTCGATCTTTCCGCCGTCGGCAAAATCGACGCGGAGGTTGCCGGCGATGCCCGGAAGGGGCTGCGCGCCGGCGGCGGCGAGGTCGGCAAACGCATAGCTCGCATCGACCTTCACGGACTTGCCGGCGGCGGTCGCGGTGAAATCCACGTCCGCGACTCCGCGCGAGAGCGTGAGCAGTCCCGCCGCGGCGGGCTGCGCGAGGAGCGCGGGCAGGTTCGCGTGGAGTTTTCCCGCGGCGGTGACAGGCAGCCCCGTCCCGCCGGAAGGCTGCGCGGCCTTGACGGAAAGCGTGGCGAGGGTGGCGCCCTCGCTGGTCAGCGCGATGTCAGAAAGCTCCGCCTGCCAGCCCGCCGGCGAATACCCGGCGGTGAGCATGGCGGAGACATCGAGCGCGCGCACGAGTTCATGACCGTCCCGCGCGACGGACAACCGGGGCAGCTCGACCGGCGCGGTCGAGCGCAGGACAAAGCAGCCATTTTGCGCGCTGGCCACAAACTCGCCGCGCACGGGTCCGCCCGCGACCGCCATGTCGCCAAGAAACGGCTGCGCCCAGGCGAGCGGCAATCCCTGCAAGACCACGCGCGCCAGCCCCATGGACGGCTCGGCGACCTTGAGCGCGCCGGTGTTGTGGTCGAGTTCGATCACCTGCAACGCCTCCACGGTCGCAACGGGCGCGCCGCCCGCGAGCGTCGCGGCGAAACGGTTCACGCGCACGGCGTCGCCGCGGTGCGAGAGGTCGAAGTCCGCCGACAGGCCAAGCGCGCCGACTGCGGCGAGCGCGGGCTCAAGCACCGCGAGCTTGTCCAGCGACACGGCAAGTCTGCCCACTGCCCTCGTGCGGGAGAAGGCGCGGTCCGACGAGAACGTGCCTTCGCCGCCGACCGAAAAGGCGGGCAGCGCCAGCCCGAGCGTAAACGGCGCGACATCGGTGTCGCGGATGTCGAGCGTCCACCTGCCGGTCAGGTCGGCGGAGCCGTCGATGTTGGCGGCGGCGAAATCGACGAGCTGCCTGCCGCCGTTCGCGTCGGGCAGTGAAATGTTCAGGGCGTAATCCTCGCCGTTCGCCTCGTGCGCGGCCGAGGCGCGCGCGCTCAGCCTGGCCCCGTTTGGAAACTGCCGGCCGGTGGCGGCGGCATCGGCGGAAACCGCGAGCGAACGGATGGTCCGCGGCGAGTCCATCGCGACCGCGATCACCGAGCGTATCGAAACTTCGGATACGGGGGCGTCCGCGCCCGGCAGCCTGGCGTCGGCGGAAAGCGTCACGCGCCCGTCGCGCCCCGAGCCAATTTGCCCGCCCTGAATAACGACCTCCGCGCGACCCGGACCGCCGCCGGCGGCCTGGGGGAAAACCACCTCGCCCGCGAGGTCGATGCGGTCCACCGTGAGATCCACCGGGAAGCGCAACAATTGAAAAATGCCTTCGAAAGGCCGCGACGCTTCCGGCGGCGCTTTCGTCCCGGCGGACGGCGATCCGCCGTTCGCGGCGAGTTCGACGGTCCAGCCCCGCGCCACGAGCGACTCGATGCGCACGCGTTCGCGGATGGCGCCGGGCAGGGACATTTTTATTTCGGCGGAGGGCAGGGCGACGGATACGCCGGGCTGCTTGAGGGTGAGGCCGCGCACGTTGATGTGCCCGAGGCCGATCGAAACCCGCTCGACGCTCGCGCTGGTGTCCGGCAGGCCCGCAAGGACGCGTCGCGCGACCATGGTTTGCACCCAAGGCAAGAATGCCAGCGCTACGACAAGCGCCATCAGGATTACCAGTGCGGCTAGGATTTTAAGCAGGCGGGACGGCTTTTTTTTCATGGCCAGGCGACGACAAGACAACAATGGCTGTAACTAGACCACGCTTTTTGCCGATTGTCACGATGCACCTCGCGCGCGGAAAATTTTTCACGCGGCGGGTATCGGTTCCGGGAAGGGCAGGGGGCCGACGCTCCTGCGTGCCGCCACTACATCGGGCACTGCTTTGACTCGTCCCCGCCATTTCAAAAGAGATTCGTCGCTGCTTTCGATAACTGAAGGCAACAAAAAATTAACCGCAAAGAACGCAAAGAGCGCAGGGAACAATTCTATTTTTCCATGAGTTCTTTGCGTTCTCTGCGGTTAAATAAGCAAACCAGCCATCGAAAATAGCGAGGATCCCCAAAAGAAAAGTTCGGGATTGCAGCGGAAGGCGCGATGCGTTGAATCAGGCGCGTTTTCCACCGGCTCAAGCGGGCATAGTATATCGGCTATTATGTGTGCTTCCCAAGCATGAGAGGAGGGTTCGACTCCCTCTGCCCGCACCAGCCGCCAGTGGGGAACAGGGGTGTAGCAGTGGGGGGTAATGGCGTTTGGCTACATTTTGGCTATAGCCGGGGGATGCCCGCCCATGACGGCTTGACCGCGGCGGATTCCGTGTCCGCCGGCATCGGCACGGGACAGTCGAGCGAATCGGCGATGGCGCGAAGGAGGTCCAGTTCGCCGGGCAATACTTTCCCGTCGGCCAGGACGACCCGCGCGGCCGCATCCAGCACCCGGCGTTTCGTTTCGGCGGGAGCGGCGGCCAGCCGGTCGAGCGCGGCGTCCACGCTGGCAAAGTCGAGCGCCGCGCCGGATACATGCTCCCATGCGACGGAAAAGCGGCGGCCTGCGGGGCCGGGCTGGCCGGCGGCGGCGAACGCGGCGCGCGCGGCGGCCTCATCGCGGGTGTCCGCGCCGGAGCCATGCCAGGCCAGAAACGCCATCACCAGGCCGGTGTCGTCGGCTGTCGTCCGCGCCGGCTGGCTCCTGTGGCGCGCGCCGGCGCCACCGCCGGTCTCCAGCAGGTGATGCCGGATCACGCGCATCAGCGCGTATTCAAAAACGGATATGCGGTCGTCGCATTCGGCCAGTCGCGTGACGGTGGCGGCGGTTTCGGCGGCGCGCCGGCCCGGCAGCATGCGGAGCGCGGGCATCGCCAGCTGGGCGAGCGGCAGGCGCGCGGCCTGCGGCAAGGCGAGGAGGTCCGGCTCCAGGCGGCGCACGATGCCGGTGGCGATGCCGCTTTGCAGGTGCAGCATGTCCCATTGCGCGCGGCGCGCCTGCGTGTCGCCGGCGAGCAGCAGGCCGGCCACGAGCGCCGGGGCCTGCTGCGGGTCTCCGGCGGCGTCCCGCAGCGCGGCGGGGATTTGCCCGATGAGCGTCCTGGCCCGCTCCATGGCGCGCGGGCCGGGCATCCCCGCGCTCGCGGTGAAGGATTCCGCCGCCGCCATGACCGCGCCGCCCCCGGCAAACGCCGCCGCGCCCTCGACCCGCAGCCGGCCCGAGGCCAGCGTCTCGCCGATGATGCGGGCCGCCTCGCCCGTGTTGATCGCGTGGATGCGCGCCACCCACGTGGGATGGGTGGCAAACCAGGCTTGCAGCCATTCGATTCCCGGATCGGCGAAGAAAAAATGCCGTAATTGCCGCGCCGGGCGGCTGGTAATCACCGCGCCGTCCGACGTGCCGATTTTTTTCAGCGCGCCGATGATGCCGGACGGATTGCGCGTGAACTGCACCGAGGCCGCGTCGGCCAAAAATTCCCGCTGCCGCGAAATCATCGCCTGGAAAAGCCTGCCCGCGCACCAGCCCGCGTAGCCGAACGCCGCCACCGCCAGTCCCGCCGGGATGCGCACCAAGGCGACCAGGAACGTCATCCCGAAAAACACCGACTCCCCCAGGTGCCGGTCGAGCCTGGACGTGAATTTGTCCTCCTTGCCACTGTGGTCGCCGAGCATGGCCTCGCCGACCGTGCCGACGCACTGGAGCCCGGCCAGCAGCGCCGTGAGCAGCACGTTCAGGCGCATGTCGCCGTTGAGGATGTGGCTGAATTCGTGCCCGATCACGCCCTGCAACTCGTCGCGGGAAAGTTCCTCCACCGCGCCGCGGGTCACGACGATGACCGCGTCGGACGGCTTGAGGCCCGCCGCGAACGCGTTGATCGCGCGCTCGCGGTCGAGCAGGAACACCACCGGCATCGGCATGCCCGAGGCGAGCGCCATTTCCTCCACGACATTGAGCAGCCGCCGCTCCATCAGGTCGTCCGTGCCCGGGCGCACCCAGCGCGCGCGCAGCAGCTTCGCCACCACCGCGCCGCCGCCGCTCAATTCCCGCCATTTGCGCCATGCCGCTCCGGAAACAAGCAGCGCGGTGCCGAGCAGCAGGCCGAGGAACAGGCGCGGATGCCAGAGGCCGACCGGCGGGCCGGAGGTTTCGCCGGGCCGCGTGGCGAGCAGGCTCTCCCAGAGACCGAGCGCGCCCGCCGCGAGCAGGTAGGCGGCGAGCACGACGGCCAGCACGGCCGCGGCCATGAACACGAACAGCCGGACGGTGTTTTTTCGCGCGCGCGCCTGTGCATCAAAAAAATTCATCATCGCGGACGAATTAACAAATCGCTAGAAGTTTGCACTCTCGTTTTCTGCCGCATGGCCGGCATCACCCAAATCCAAGGCACGGAGGCCGTCCTTCCATCGTCTTGGCGATCAGGCACTGTCTGCCGGGGCCATCACCGCCCGCGACGCACGGCAATACTCGCTCAGCGACTCGTCCAGCTCACGCAATGCTTCTTCCAGTTCCCCGGCCCAATGCGACCGTTGCCGCAGCGTGACCAGCCGCCGCACCACCCGGTTCAACCGCTCGGCCACCCGCGCCTCACACTGCCCGTGCCTCATGCCCGCCAGTTCCACCAAAGCCATCGCCGCCTGCGCGTTCCCCACCGCTTGGGGTGAAATGTCCGGCCAAAACCGCGCCACCCAGCCATCCTGCGTTTCCTTGCGCTCGACCAGCCATCGTCCTTCCGCGATCGCCCGTCGGGAATAGCAAACCACATCGCCCCGCACATCATACGCCTCCTGCCACGCCCCGTCCTCGCGGGGCGGGTATGCCGTTTGGTCCAAGATTTCATCCGGGGCTGGCGGGGCCTCGTTCGCCCCTTGAGCATGGCTCGCCCTCACCGGTTTCGCCGCCCGCCCGGCCTCCCATTTCGCCGCCGCCCGCCCGATGATCCGCTCAAAATACGCCGCCTCCGCGCGGGCATCTGGATCGCTCGCATTTTTCCCACGCTCAGCGTGCTCAGAAGCAGGTTGGTGAGAGGAGTATTCATGAGGTCTTGTGATTTAAAAAATCACTATGTGACACTAAATTTCACATCAATATCAAAATTGCTTTTTTTCAACATGTGTATTTTTTAGTCACATGAGCAATTTTTCAGAGGCACTCACCTCGGCCTTAAACGACACGACCCAAGGTGAATTTGCCGCCCGCATGAGCATCGACCGCACGGAAATATCCCGCTATTGCAGCGGCGCCAAAACCATCACCCGCGAGCGGCTCCTGCGCATCCTCCGTGCCATAGACAACAAAACCAAGCGGCTGCACCTCCTCCTCGCTTACTTGAAGGACGAGGCCCTTGTCGGCATTCAGGCCGACATTCATCCCGGCGACTATGCCATCGCGCCAAAAAAGCCCGCCAATGACAACATCCCCCCTCTCGACCTGACCGCGGACATCGACACTATCGTGGCCCGCTGTCTCGCCCCCAACGGCCAGCCCGTCCGCGACCTGCTCCGTGCCCTTGCCGAGTTTATACACAAGGAAAACCTTTCCGCCGCCCACGCAAAAGCCAAGCCGCAGCCTCCCCGCCGCTAGATGTTCAATTCCCGGGTTGGTTCGCCGCTATTTCCGGTGTCCGGAACGAGAAGGTTTGAACAGCAAGGGCACAAAGACGCGAAGAGAAACTGCGCGGGGTTCTTTTATAAAGGCGGCGAGTGATTTTTTTATGAAAACAATCACTTTTACGTCTCTTCCGTTTTTGCGCCTTCGCGTCTTGCTGTGAAAACCCAACCTAATTGCTACCTGAAAATCAACAAACAGCGTCCCGACCCCTTCGGACTTTCCCCGGTTTGGAAAGAAAATAAGGGATCCGGGCGAAGCGGGATGCCCGATACCATTTACCAATAAAAACCGACTTTCGCCGGAGGGCCGAGCTCCCGCGAGGCCGTCGCGGTTACATGCGCCGGATTTCGGCAACGGCTTCGGACTTCCTTTCGGAACTTCAATGGTCAGTTTTTCAACAGCGCTTTTTGTATTCATAAGGCGGAAGGATTATACATCCGCCTTCTCATTCCTACTTGTTCGGCTTTTTTAGTCCTGCTCGGAGGGAAATTAGCCCGCCAGCGAAAATCAGGATCAGAAAGCCAAAGCCAGACGCGTAGTCCCGGAAGGCGCTCAGGG
This genomic stretch from Termitidicoccus mucosus harbors:
- a CDS encoding M48 family metalloprotease, encoding MMNFFDAQARARKNTVRLFVFMAAAVLAVVLAAYLLAAGALGLWESLLATRPGETSGPPVGLWHPRLFLGLLLGTALLVSGAAWRKWRELSGGGAVVAKLLRARWVRPGTDDLMERRLLNVVEEMALASGMPMPVVFLLDRERAINAFAAGLKPSDAVIVVTRGAVEELSRDELQGVIGHEFSHILNGDMRLNVLLTALLAGLQCVGTVGEAMLGDHSGKEDKFTSRLDRHLGESVFFGMTFLVALVRIPAGLAVAAFGYAGWCAGRLFQAMISRQREFLADAASVQFTRNPSGIIGALKKIGTSDGAVITSRPARQLRHFFFADPGIEWLQAWFATHPTWVARIHAINTGEAARIIGETLASGRLRVEGAAAFAGGGAVMAAAESFTASAGMPGPRAMERARTLIGQIPAALRDAAGDPQQAPALVAGLLLAGDTQARRAQWDMLHLQSGIATGIVRRLEPDLLALPQAARLPLAQLAMPALRMLPGRRAAETAATVTRLAECDDRISVFEYALMRVIRHHLLETGGGAGARHRSQPARTTADDTGLVMAFLAWHGSGADTRDEAAARAAFAAAGQPGPAGRRFSVAWEHVSGAALDFASVDAALDRLAAAPAETKRRVLDAAARVVLADGKVLPGELDLLRAIADSLDCPVPMPADTESAAVKPSWAGIPRL
- a CDS encoding AsmA-like C-terminal region-containing protein, with the protein product MKKKPSRLLKILAALVILMALVVALAFLPWVQTMVARRVLAGLPDTSASVERVSIGLGHINVRGLTLKQPGVSVALPSAEIKMSLPGAIRERVRIESLVARGWTVELAANGGSPSAGTKAPPEASRPFEGIFQLLRFPVDLTVDRIDLAGEVVFPQAAGGGPGRAEVVIQGGQIGSGRDGRVTLSADARLPGADAPVSEVSIRSVIAVAMDSPRTIRSLAVSADAAATGRQFPNGARLSARASAAHEANGEDYALNISLPDANGGRQLVDFAAANIDGSADLTGRWTLDIRDTDVAPFTLGLALPAFSVGGEGTFSSDRAFSRTRAVGRLAVSLDKLAVLEPALAAVGALGLSADFDLSHRGDAVRVNRFAATLAGGAPVATVEALQVIELDHNTGALKVAEPSMGLARVVLQGLPLAWAQPFLGDMAVAGGPVRGEFVASAQNGCFVLRSTAPVELPRLSVARDGHELVRALDVSAMLTAGYSPAGWQAELSDIALTSEGATLATLSVKAAQPSGGTGLPVTAAGKLHANLPALLAQPAAAGLLTLSRGVADVDFTATAAGKSVKVDASYAFADLAAAGAQPLPGIAGNLRVDFADGGKIDAQLPLVIEHNSRKSDVELTASIQPDGARYAVNAQLVGNELYMEDVMLLAALAPSGQTPATTGGAAKPTVSGTAEPNAPGTATAPWDAVSGRLNLALKKVVYNADIEVRDLTGSVQITPALLSVETLRATLPDGCEAKVSGSLKYDAAAAKSYDTRADIEMSGFNPSSVLAPGEAGRKPVVEGKFDIKGTLSGKSATLGEIADTATADLQLTSRGGTFHGFNTTALTGYVGMAQKTVSTATKIINTLGSLTGLGKGNADLERARAIADTVGRLVEINFDQLNVNAAWRPGQDITVTDLSLISPDLRLTGAGSLGNAQGVRLARQMIDLNLNMAVRGDLAADLRVLNRLKNEADALGYTPLVEAFKVDGSLLQMGWASFTKLLGPKPE
- a CDS encoding helix-turn-helix domain-containing protein, whose protein sequence is MSNFSEALTSALNDTTQGEFAARMSIDRTEISRYCSGAKTITRERLLRILRAIDNKTKRLHLLLAYLKDEALVGIQADIHPGDYAIAPKKPANDNIPPLDLTADIDTIVARCLAPNGQPVRDLLRALAEFIHKENLSAAHAKAKPQPPRR